The proteins below are encoded in one region of Callospermophilus lateralis isolate mCalLat2 chromosome 9, mCalLat2.hap1, whole genome shotgun sequence:
- the Ermn gene encoding ermin isoform X2 produces MTDVPGTFSGAECNGNSLPETVQQPTTKINEDATDMETPPDYRVEPGPEDVPTKGNQEERGKSQGNILLNRSMDEKILKETRAEEMTFREGLQWEKIPLSSSNQEMNSPKERIAKQPLEERENEDRKNKAHQAAQIEWLGFRKPSEVDMLHSQHGEQEEVWNEEAPEDNDDDYNDDEDEVRVIEFKKKYEEGSQFKEETDASEDSPLSSPGSQPVTPDEQPMLGKKGDISRNAYSRYNTISYRKIRKGNTKQRIDEFESMMHL; encoded by the exons ATGACAGATGTTCCTGGGACATTCAGTGGGGCTGAGTGTAATGGGAATAGTCTTCCCGAAACTGTTCAGCAACCTACCACTAAAATCAATGAGGATGCGACTGATATGGAGACCCCACCAGACTACAGGGTTGAACCAGGTCCTGAAGATGTGcccacaaaaggaaatcaggaagAAAGAGGAAAATCACAAGGGAACATTCTACTCAACCGTTCCATGgatgagaagattctaaaag AAACAAGAGCTGAGGAAATGACATTCAGAGAAG GGCTTCAGTGGGAGAAGATTCCTCTGAGCAGCAGTAACCAGGAAATGAATAGTCCAAAAGAAAGAATTGCCAAACAACCTctagaagagagagaaaatgagGATAGGAAGAACAAAGCTCACCAGGCAGCACAAATTGAATGGCTGGGATTTCGCAAACCTAGCGAAGTTGACATGCTGCATTCTCAACATGGTGAGCAGGAAGAGGTTTGGAATGAAGAAGCTCCTGaggataatgatgatgattacaATGATGATGAAGATGAAGTTCGAGTGATAGAATTCaagaaaaaatatgaagaagGTTCTCAATTTAAAGAAGAAACCGATGCAAGTGAGGACTCCCCACTGAGCAGCCCTGGCTCCCAACCTGTGACACCCGATGAGCAGCCAATGTTAGGAAAGAAGGGAGATATCTCCAGAAATGCTTATTCAAGATACAATACAATATCCTAtcggaaaataaggaaggggaacACCAAGCAAAGAATTGATGAATTCGAGTCTATGATGCATTTATGA
- the Ermn gene encoding ermin isoform X1 encodes MTDVPGTFSGAECNGNSLPETVQQPTTKINEDATDMETPPDYRVEPGPEDVPTKGNQEERGKSQGNILLNRSMDEKILKENPEDHLFIVHKAITDLSLQETRAEEMTFREGLQWEKIPLSSSNQEMNSPKERIAKQPLEERENEDRKNKAHQAAQIEWLGFRKPSEVDMLHSQHGEQEEVWNEEAPEDNDDDYNDDEDEVRVIEFKKKYEEGSQFKEETDASEDSPLSSPGSQPVTPDEQPMLGKKGDISRNAYSRYNTISYRKIRKGNTKQRIDEFESMMHL; translated from the exons ATGACAGATGTTCCTGGGACATTCAGTGGGGCTGAGTGTAATGGGAATAGTCTTCCCGAAACTGTTCAGCAACCTACCACTAAAATCAATGAGGATGCGACTGATATGGAGACCCCACCAGACTACAGGGTTGAACCAGGTCCTGAAGATGTGcccacaaaaggaaatcaggaagAAAGAGGAAAATCACAAGGGAACATTCTACTCAACCGTTCCATGgatgagaagattctaaaag AAAACCCAGAAGATCACCTCTTTATTGTTCATAAGGCTATCACAGATCTGTCTCTCCAAGAAACAAGAGCTGAGGAAATGACATTCAGAGAAG GGCTTCAGTGGGAGAAGATTCCTCTGAGCAGCAGTAACCAGGAAATGAATAGTCCAAAAGAAAGAATTGCCAAACAACCTctagaagagagagaaaatgagGATAGGAAGAACAAAGCTCACCAGGCAGCACAAATTGAATGGCTGGGATTTCGCAAACCTAGCGAAGTTGACATGCTGCATTCTCAACATGGTGAGCAGGAAGAGGTTTGGAATGAAGAAGCTCCTGaggataatgatgatgattacaATGATGATGAAGATGAAGTTCGAGTGATAGAATTCaagaaaaaatatgaagaagGTTCTCAATTTAAAGAAGAAACCGATGCAAGTGAGGACTCCCCACTGAGCAGCCCTGGCTCCCAACCTGTGACACCCGATGAGCAGCCAATGTTAGGAAAGAAGGGAGATATCTCCAGAAATGCTTATTCAAGATACAATACAATATCCTAtcggaaaataaggaaggggaacACCAAGCAAAGAATTGATGAATTCGAGTCTATGATGCATTTATGA